In Anaerobacillus isosaccharinicus, one genomic interval encodes:
- a CDS encoding hemolysin family protein has protein sequence MENFPFFIMVLLIILLFLSAFFSSAETAFSSANRIRLKNYVDENRKGSKNALMVTENFDKGLSTILVGNNVVNIGAATISAKLATDLFGAGTGMIINTVVMTTLVLIFGEILPKSYAKENAESFALKISGILAFLMRVLAPVTIIFISLKKAISKMMTAKEYTPSVTEEELKVMINISEEEGIIDKKERELVHSALNFDDIVVGEILTPRIDMIAVEVDDPKDEILEMFLQERYSRVPVYKEHIDNIIGILSEREFLSHLVQNKTFSVKDLLRKPMFVVESLKISSLLPELQKNKTHMAIVIDEHGGTEGLITMEDILEEIVGEIWDEHDEKVSIMNQLDENTYQFSADVPLTDFCQLLAVPIPDSSYHSLGGWIVEKIEKIPNVGEEILYHHLTIIVHEMDGRRIRQFIVKKNELAMDEDL, from the coding sequence ATGGAGAACTTTCCTTTTTTTATTATGGTCTTATTAATCATTCTTTTGTTTTTATCAGCATTTTTCTCATCTGCTGAAACTGCTTTTTCTAGTGCGAATCGAATTCGTTTAAAAAATTATGTTGATGAAAATCGAAAAGGGAGTAAGAATGCCTTAATGGTTACCGAGAATTTTGATAAAGGCTTATCAACGATTTTAGTCGGCAATAATGTCGTCAATATTGGTGCAGCCACCATTTCGGCGAAACTAGCGACTGACCTTTTTGGAGCTGGGACAGGGATGATCATCAATACAGTAGTCATGACGACACTTGTTTTAATTTTTGGTGAAATCTTACCGAAATCCTATGCAAAAGAAAATGCGGAGTCTTTTGCTTTAAAAATATCTGGGATTTTAGCGTTTTTGATGAGGGTGTTAGCGCCGGTAACGATCATTTTCATCTCGTTAAAAAAAGCGATATCCAAGATGATGACGGCAAAAGAATACACGCCTTCAGTAACAGAAGAAGAACTGAAAGTCATGATCAATATTAGTGAAGAAGAGGGTATTATCGATAAAAAAGAACGAGAACTTGTTCATAGTGCCCTTAATTTTGACGATATTGTTGTTGGTGAAATTTTAACACCACGCATTGACATGATTGCTGTAGAGGTCGATGACCCAAAAGACGAAATACTAGAGATGTTTTTACAAGAACGTTATTCTAGAGTTCCTGTGTATAAAGAGCATATTGATAATATTATCGGAATTTTGTCCGAGCGGGAATTTCTGTCCCATCTTGTCCAGAACAAAACCTTTTCGGTAAAGGACTTACTTAGAAAACCAATGTTTGTTGTTGAGTCGTTAAAGATATCGTCGTTACTGCCAGAGTTGCAAAAAAATAAAACACATATGGCGATTGTCATTGATGAACATGGTGGTACTGAGGGACTTATTACGATGGAAGACATTTTAGAAGAAATTGTCGGTGAGATTTGGGATGAGCACGATGAAAAGGTGAGCATCATGAATCAGCTTGATGAAAACACCTATCAATTTTCTGCCGATGTCCCGCTAACCGATTTTTGTCAGTTATTGGCTGTACCAATTCCCGATAGCTCTTATCATTCGTTGGGCGGTTGGATTGTTGAAAAAATAGAAAAGATCCCAAATGTCGGTGAAGAAATACTCTATCACCATTTAACGATTATTGTTCATGAGATGGACGGAAGGCGAATTCGCCAGTTTATCGTCAAAAAGAATGAACTAGCTATGGATGAGGACTTATGA
- the selB gene encoding selenocysteine-specific translation elongation factor, with amino-acid sequence MGDRFYTIGMAGHIDHGKTTLTKALTNIDTDRLKEEKERNISIELGFAPLKLKSDIQVSVIDVPGHERFIRQMIAGVAGIDLVMLIVSADEGVMPQTKEHLDILSLLGIKKGIVVVTKIDRVDEELLELVQEDIAMEVEGTFLENAPFVFVDSLSGKGIDHLKEVIEENLTDVPSRDAKGAFRLPIDQVFTVHGQGTVVRGTIYEGSIQEGDILEILPQGVKVRARQLQVHHEKKEKGFAGQRTAINLGGVTKEDVKRGDVLVSTQQYSTTSTIDISLQALKGLDHPLKQRGHIKLHLGTAEVYGKIIFFDRNELAGDEAETILCQLRLDEPIVTRRGDRFILRRPTPVETIGGGFVIDPNGEKYKFGEQTINLLERKKEGTPLERIIDTLKEEKFLSVGQLQKLADLAEDVVSAALEELRENEQMIETEQGEVVLTSIFEEIVELISRDLEEFHEETPLREGKSKAEVLHSLKQSYPIKLLEFTLTKSEQDQQLSRRGQFIALAQFEPHFPKKWAKRMEQVVNELESQGMQVEAWEYVVGRAGLPVNFQEDLKHYLIRTRKVIALDEKHFVSATHLRGAIKNLRDKTNDEFELQDAKEVLQLSRKYLVPFMELLDQLKLTVRIETKRQWQKVEYDKWIQGK; translated from the coding sequence ATGGGAGATCGTTTTTATACAATTGGAATGGCAGGGCATATCGATCATGGGAAAACGACGTTAACTAAAGCGTTAACAAACATTGATACGGATCGTTTAAAAGAAGAAAAGGAACGTAATATCTCAATTGAGCTCGGCTTTGCGCCGTTAAAGCTGAAGAGTGATATTCAAGTATCGGTTATTGATGTGCCTGGACATGAGCGTTTTATTCGGCAAATGATTGCTGGAGTTGCTGGGATTGACTTAGTAATGCTCATCGTCAGTGCTGACGAGGGTGTAATGCCGCAAACGAAAGAGCATTTAGATATTTTATCTTTGTTAGGAATTAAAAAAGGGATCGTTGTGGTGACGAAAATTGATCGTGTTGATGAAGAGCTACTTGAATTAGTTCAAGAAGATATTGCGATGGAAGTTGAAGGCACATTTCTAGAGAATGCCCCTTTTGTTTTTGTGGACAGTTTATCGGGCAAAGGAATTGATCATTTAAAAGAAGTAATCGAAGAAAATCTCACAGATGTGCCGAGTCGTGACGCAAAGGGAGCGTTTCGCTTACCAATCGACCAAGTATTTACCGTTCACGGGCAGGGTACGGTCGTTAGAGGAACGATTTATGAAGGGTCAATACAAGAAGGCGATATCCTTGAAATCTTGCCACAAGGGGTCAAAGTAAGGGCCAGACAGCTTCAAGTCCATCACGAAAAGAAAGAAAAAGGCTTTGCGGGGCAACGAACGGCGATCAACCTTGGTGGCGTCACTAAAGAAGATGTAAAACGAGGCGATGTTCTTGTTTCAACCCAGCAATATTCAACAACTTCTACAATTGACATTTCACTTCAAGCCTTAAAAGGGTTAGATCATCCCCTGAAGCAACGGGGCCATATTAAGCTTCACTTAGGTACAGCTGAAGTTTACGGGAAAATTATTTTCTTTGATCGCAATGAATTAGCGGGCGACGAAGCTGAAACGATTTTATGCCAATTACGCTTAGACGAACCAATTGTAACAAGACGAGGAGATCGCTTTATTTTACGGAGACCTACACCAGTAGAAACAATTGGTGGCGGTTTTGTTATCGATCCGAACGGGGAAAAATATAAGTTTGGCGAGCAGACAATTAATCTGTTAGAACGGAAAAAAGAAGGAACACCGTTAGAACGAATCATCGATACGTTAAAAGAAGAGAAGTTTTTATCAGTAGGACAATTACAAAAGCTTGCTGATTTAGCAGAAGATGTTGTTTCTGCGGCACTCGAAGAATTGCGAGAGAACGAACAAATGATCGAAACTGAGCAGGGGGAAGTTGTTTTAACTTCAATTTTTGAAGAAATCGTCGAGCTAATTAGCCGCGATCTTGAAGAATTTCATGAAGAGACTCCATTAAGAGAAGGAAAAAGTAAGGCCGAAGTTCTTCATTCGTTAAAACAAAGTTATCCGATTAAACTATTAGAATTTACACTTACGAAAAGTGAGCAAGATCAACAACTAAGTAGACGTGGTCAATTTATCGCTTTGGCCCAATTTGAACCACACTTTCCAAAAAAATGGGCAAAACGAATGGAACAAGTTGTAAATGAACTTGAGAGTCAAGGCATGCAAGTAGAAGCGTGGGAGTATGTTGTTGGTCGAGCTGGATTACCGGTAAATTTTCAAGAGGATTTAAAGCATTATCTTATTCGTACACGAAAAGTGATTGCCCTTGATGAGAAGCATTTTGTTTCAGCTACCCATTTACGAGGAGCGATTAAGAATTTGAGAGACAAAACTAACGACGAGTTTGAACTTCAAGATGCAAAAGAAGTGTTGCAGCTATCAAGAAAATATCTAGTTCCGTTTATGGAGCTGTTAGACCAATTGAAACTAACTGTTCGAATCGAGACGAAACGGCAGTGGCAAAAAGTGGAGTATGATAAATGGATACAAGGAAAATAA
- a CDS encoding glycosyltransferase — MDTRKIIDDLLGVSLSFLTPYYKQGRGNATTARRIMTGLGQTEMNTNVVAYDEQSFSRDLVETIKKSDLLHVLHFRRFAEWLEKNDYQVEKPYVITSGGTDVNIDIFSSEYKEKIGQVLRNATAITVFSDDAKQKLAEVYPEVTEKVHIVKQSVWFPHDASSNSTVSFAEVGPNILLPAGLRPVKDVLFVLPALVKLKEQFPSLTFTILGAPLEKSVVKAVRQAQEKYPWIDYFEEVALEEMEGVYLQSDIIINTSLSEGQSSALLEAMFLGKPVVARNNGGNQSIVTHDKTGFLFENVNEFYEQIKLLLTKDEIKEGIALNGRKYVEEHHSLNEEIESYLNLYLQILK; from the coding sequence ATGGATACAAGGAAAATAATAGACGATTTACTCGGAGTTTCGCTTTCATTTTTAACCCCGTATTATAAACAAGGTCGTGGAAACGCCACAACAGCTAGAAGGATAATGACAGGTCTTGGGCAAACAGAGATGAATACAAACGTAGTCGCTTATGATGAACAGTCGTTTTCCAGAGACTTGGTTGAAACGATAAAAAAAAGTGACTTACTTCATGTTCTTCATTTCCGTCGCTTTGCTGAGTGGCTAGAAAAAAATGATTATCAGGTTGAGAAACCTTATGTCATCACTTCTGGTGGAACAGATGTTAATATTGATATTTTTAGTAGTGAGTACAAGGAGAAAATTGGTCAAGTTTTAAGGAATGCAACAGCTATCACCGTATTTAGTGATGATGCGAAACAAAAACTAGCCGAAGTATATCCTGAAGTTACCGAGAAAGTTCACATTGTAAAGCAAAGTGTTTGGTTTCCGCATGATGCGTCGTCTAATTCAACCGTTAGTTTCGCGGAGGTGGGGCCAAATATTTTACTACCTGCTGGTTTAAGGCCGGTAAAGGATGTCTTATTTGTTTTACCAGCGTTAGTGAAACTAAAAGAACAATTTCCTTCGTTAACGTTTACCATTTTAGGCGCACCTTTAGAGAAAAGTGTTGTAAAAGCTGTTAGACAAGCACAGGAAAAGTATCCGTGGATTGATTATTTTGAGGAAGTCGCCCTTGAAGAAATGGAGGGGGTCTATCTGCAAAGTGACATTATTATCAATACATCCCTATCAGAAGGACAATCGTCCGCGTTACTCGAAGCGATGTTCTTAGGAAAGCCCGTTGTGGCTAGAAATAACGGTGGTAACCAAAGTATTGTGACTCACGATAAAACTGGATTTTTATTTGAAAATGTCAACGAATTCTATGAGCAAATCAAGCTTTTATTGACAAAAGATGAGATAAAGGAAGGAATTGCCTTGAATGGTCGTAAATATGTAGAAGAGCACCATTCGCTTAACGAAGAGATTGAGAGTTATTTGAATTTGTACTTGCAGATTTTAAAATGA